The DNA region AATAATTAATAGATTTAAGAAATAATGATTTCATAGTTTTATCTTATTTCTTAAATATTTAAAAATAATATTTTTTTAAATCAAGTAGTAAAATTATGTGTTATATATTCAGAATAATAAAATTTGAAAACACGAAAATAATAAACTTCTAATTATCGTTTAACTTCTAGTTAATTCCCTGATTCTTTTAACTATATTATTTAATAAACAAAATTTATAATATTATTTTGATAATTTATATATCCATCTTTTTGATAAAATTTTGGTAAATAAATTTTTATAACAATACAACTGCTTACTCTATTTATAACTTTTTTTAAGAAAAAAAACAAGGACATTTTTTAAAAAAAGTACTAATGTATAATATGATAAACACTGCATTATTACTTTTAATTAATATAATTTTTTTAAAACAAATTTACAAAATTTAGATTAATTTAAAAAATACTTTAATTCTTCTTCCAATATAATTATTATCTTTTTTACTAGAATCAGGCACTATAACAGCATAATCTTTCTTAATATCTTGAAACTTAATTCAATCAATATTTAGCATAATGTTTTTTTTCTTTTAATACTCTATGTAATGTTGTTTCATTATTGTCTGTTAATATTTCCAAGGTTTATTAAAACTTGATTTAAAGTCGGATTTTTATAATATAGCGCATTACGAATATCATTTATTGAATTAGATGGAATCTCAACTAAATTAGGCTCTTTAATTAAATCTTTCATTGAATATTTATTTTTTTCAATAGTATTAGTAGTATTAGTAGGATCATAAGTTATTGTTTTATTGGGTAAAATATTATTGAATTATGTAAAATGAAGTGCAACAAATTTTTATTATATTATTTAATTAAATTAATAAAAATTTGTTGCACTTCATTTTACATAATTCAATAATTTATAAATAAAAAACAATAAAGTAAACTTTATTGTTCTTAACCTATCATAATTAACATCTTATGATGATGGATAAACATAGTCTTCTGGTTTAAACGAAATTCGATATTTATCAATTGGTCAAGGTGTATAATAAATATTATTCGTTGTTTGATTAACACCAAAACGAAATTTAAGTTCATTATATCATCCATAATGTCAAGTAAATGCACGATCTGTACCAATGTCAACATTAAATTTGTTATGAGCTGTAACTCAGAACTTTTCAATATCAGGTAAAATTTTAATTTCAGGTTGTTCCTTAAATTCTCTTAAATAATTGTTTCAAATTGTTTGAAGCGATAAATCAGGATTTTTTGCAAATTGATTATTTAATGTTTCTCATTTTTTAATTGGTAAGAAAATAACCCCTTCCATATGAACAATAATATCTCATGTAATTTGGAAATATTTATAAAACGCAGCAATAATTCGTCCAAAGTTCTCAATCTTTTTGATCATTCCTGCTCGTGTTATTCCTACATTAATATAAATTGGTTTATTGTCATTTACTGAAATTCCTGATAACGGTAATCCAGCAACTAAAATTTTTGCTAAATTAATTTTAAACTGTCCTAACTGTAATTTTTCAGCAGTTGAAGCAGTTAAAATATTTAATTTTTCACCATAAAATTCTAAGAAATTTTCAGGTGTTAATTTGTCTGGAGCATACCCAGTATTAACCCAGGAATATTTTTCATCATATGGCAAGACTGGTATCACACCGTTTGTATCTGGATTAATAATTGAATTTAATAAAATTAAGATTTTTTCATCACTAGCATAAGTGATATTTTCTCCAAGTTCTCCCAACGTATCATCTTCTTTTAATCCTTTTTCTAATTCTTTTTGGACAATTGTATCTAACATACTGTGATCATAAGCATAATTTAAATCAAAATTATCATAAATACTTTTGAAAGTTTCATTTTTATCAACAATAATATCATCGGACATCTTCTCATTAAAAAATTTAATGATTGACTTTGATATTTGTTCTACTACTGCTTTTAAAATTTTTTGCATTTTATCAATATCATTGGTAATAGTATATTGAATTAAAAATGGTACAACTGTTTCTAATTTTTTAAATTTGATGTTAACATTAAATTTAAAATCTAAACGAACAGCTTTTAAACCTTCCGTATTAATATATGCTAGTTTACCTAATTTTTCAATATCAATAAAATTTAAAATAAAGTTTACACTATCTGCTTCAATATTCAGCGGAAAACTATTTGGATAATAGTTTAAATATTTATTAGTAATTTCTTGATTAATATTATTAAAAACTGCCATAAAACCAGTTTTAAGAGTTGCTAAAAATGGTGCAACCTTATCATCTTCTTCCTCTAATATTTCCTTTTGGTGATCATTTATTACCATTGAAAATAAGTTTTCAAAATCAATATTTGAGTAAGAATTAGTATCAATTAAAGTTTTTTCTGCTGTGTATTTTTGAATCTCATTTGATGCTGCTTTTGTTATATCATTTAAAATTTTTAAATCTCCATTATAGTCAATTTCATTTTCATTATTATCGTGATTATTGTTTAAAGCATTTTTACAACTAATAACAGAACCAACACTAACCACACTAAAAATTGCAACTCCCAACATTGCTAATAGCTTTTTCATAGTCTTTAAATCCATCCTTTTAAAAATAACTATACCCCAAATATCTTATATATATTTTAATATCATATATATTCGAAATATCTTTTATGTTATTAAAAAAAAAAAAAAAAATCAAGGGGGTTAACAATAATTTTAAAATATATTTTTTAATCCGAAAGAATTTCTAATTTATGGCATAAATTAATCCATATATAAAATTTTAATCTTTAGTTTGAATTAAATATGTATAATTTAATGTAGATTTTTGTGGAATAATACGAAATAAACGTTTCAAAGAACGATTTTTTTAACCAATAATTAAATATTTTTTTCTTTTTATTCTTAATGCTTTTGGTAAAAATTTTTTAATAAATCGTTCTAATGACATTAAACCTGGCAAGGTTTTTTTATTTTTAAAATCAGAATTTTTAAAAAACGCAGTTTTTGTGTGGCTCCAATACAAATAGTAACTACACGAACTGGTAATTTTGTTTTCTTTAATTCATTATTAATAGCAACAGATAAACTTAAAATATATGCTAAAGCATATAAGGAAAGAAATATTAATAATTTGCCCTTTTTTCTGCTCAATAAAATATTGCGTAAAAAGTTTAGTTAAAATATGGACTGCTTTAATATTTAGATTAATCATTTTTAATTCATCTGCTAAAGGAATTGTTATAAAAAGACCTTTTTTCCCAAAACCAGCATTATTAATAAATAAAACAATATGATACTGTTTTATTTCTTCAAATAAAGCATAACAATTTTCGGGAACAGACAAATCATATGATAAAGAAACAATTGTTTGTTCAGGAAATTGTTGTTGTAATTCTTTTGCTCATTCTGTATGGTGAAATACTCCAATAATAATGTGATAACTTTGCTTCAACAATCACTGATATATAACTACAATTTACACCATTTGGTGTTTGTAAAAATTCTAAATCATTATCTTTTTCACTATCACTAACTGGTGTTTGAGCATCAACTGCTTTGGTTTGTTCATTAATTAAATAAACTCTATTAGTTTTTTTATTTAATTGTTTTAAATTATAAGTTGAATAAACTAATTCACTAGTTGGTGTACAATCTTTATTTAAAACAGTACCTTTAAATTTATCAGTTAATAAAGTTGTAAAACTAAAACTAGTAGCATTAGCACCAATTAAAGCACCAATTTTATCATTACCTTGTTCTCTAAATATTTCAAAAGGTAAATAACCAGCAGCAGCAGATTTAGACCCTCAAAAAGCATCATTATAAAAACTATAAACATTAGCGCCACTCATAAACCCATTAAGTCATGGAAAATTAGGTCATTTATCATCTTGAGTAATTGTTAAATTACCAATTCAATCTCATGGAATACCAAATGAAACAAAATTTAAGAATTTACCAACAGCAGGAATAGTAAAAGGATTAAATACTAATTTTTGTGTATAGTTTAAAGGTAATGTAGTAATTTGACGATTAATAAAATTATTCATATTTAAAATATCTCAAATATTACATGAGCCCATTTTATTATATTCAATTTGAACTTGTCCTACTGTATTACCAAATTCATCTTTTCTTCTAAAATATGATGATGCTTGTGTACTAATTATGTGTACTAATTATATTATCAACATTACCACTATTTACTTTTACTTTTGCTGGTGGTGTTATTTTTCAATGTTTAGACCAATAAGGTTTAGAATTTGCACCTTCTTCATTAATAGTTGTTCCAACGGTTGGATTAGTTGCAGTTGATGTTGTTTTATCAGTTATTACCATACCTTCATTATTTTTTTCAATTCAAAAATCAGACATTGATTGTATATGTTCTTTTCAATCTTTATAACCAGTAATAATTGTTGGTTGTATACCTTAAATATTATATCAACTTACTTCGGGTAATGCATAAGTATTTATTTTATCAGGTGGAGCAGGATACATGTTATACATTAATAAATCACGAGAATTCATTACTTTTTTATTAAATTCACCTTTAATAATTGGTCGACCAATAACAAGCATATCAAATAAAATAGGATTACCATAAAATTTAACTGCCATTGCTCTAACACCAGGGTCTTTTAATAAAATATTATCTAATTCAACAATACCTTTATTTAGTTTTTCATCATAAGTTATTTTAGGAAAACAATAACCTTCACCAGGAGCACTTGTTTGTATAAATTGTCGTACTGATAAACCACTATGACTAATTTTGTCATTAATACTTGAAAAAGTAATTTCTTGTCATAAAAAACTACCATCATAAGGTGAATAATAATTAATAACATTTGATGGATATAATCATTGTCTATCTTGTGGGGCAGAATTAATATCACCACCACCAATATTTAAACCACGGTCATTAAATACAGTATAAAAATTATAATAATCATTAATATTTAATTTTTCAGAATCTTCATCTAAAATTAATAAAGTATATTGTCTTTCTGTTGATTGCTGAGTAAATACTTGTTCAAATTTGGCTTCACCAAATTGAATTGAACTTCTATCATCAATCATATAAGCATCTCAATATTTACCAACTTTAACTTCTTTTGTATAAAAATTATCTGCTTTATTATCATTATTTATAAAATAACTTAATTTATATTGTTTTAAATATTCTAACATTCTATTAATATCATAAATATTTTCACCATCAATTAATTTTCAATAATTATTTTCATTTTCATCTTTTAATTTTATCGCAAAAGGTGTTTCCTTAATTGGCTCATATTGTTGAGTCAACTGGTTGCTTTTTAAAATCATCAATATTTAAAATATTAATTTCTTTACCTTTATATTTTTGAACTATTTTTAAACTACCTTGTCATTGAGCAATCGTACTTTCCATATTATCAAATATGCGTGAATAACTACCATAATCACTTGGTTTTGCATTATTAGGTTTTCAGCCTGTTTCTGTATCAGGAATATATGAACTATAAACATTAAAAGGAAATACCATTCAATGTCTATTATCTCGTATATTTTCTCTAATATCTATTAAAGTATCATGGGCTTGTCTTCTTAATTCTTCCATAACACCTGGGTTAATTCTACTCATTTTTTAATCCTCCTTAATTTCTGTTCTACCTTGTAAGGCATTTTGATTATTACCAGTTTCATCATATTCTAGTAATTTATTATTATGTTCTATTTCTTTGGTTTGCATTTTATCTTGTCATTTTTCAATTTTTTCATAATATTTAGTTGCTTCTAATTCATCAATATTATCATATTCAGTAATTGCTCTTATTGGTTCCATTGTTCCATTGTCTAAATCTAGCAGTAATTAATTCATTTTGTCGCATTTGGTCAACTAAACTAGCACTAACAAAATCAAAACCATAAGGCCGTTCACCATTACCATCTCATAAACCATAATATTTTAAAACAATATCAAACATCTTAGTATAATATTGTTTACGATATGATTGTAAATATGCTTGTTTTTCTAAGTCTTTTGTTTTTTTTATTAATGATTGTGTTTTATTTTCTTCACTATCTGAAGCATCGCCAAAAGGACTAGAAAAATTAGATGCTATATATACTTGTTCAATAATAGATTTTTAGTCTTGTGTATATGTTTCTAAAATTGGTGTACCTTGTACTACTTGTAAAGATTGAGATGATGTTCCATCTGCTGCTGTTTGACCTGATTGAATAAAAATATCACCAAATACATCTTGTAATACTTTTTTATTACCATTATTATAAGCAGTCATTAAATTATCATCTAATTGACCATATCAGTGTGTACGATTTGCATATCTTTCTTTTGATTTAATATTAAAACTATCTTCTAAATCAAATTGTAATTTATAACAATTTGACATTGTAGGTCATGGATTTAATGTAGTTGATGTTGATAAAAATAATGGATTAGGTTCATTTATCATTTCTCAAAAAGGAATAATACCTAATTTATTTTTAAATTCTTGTACTAAAATAGGTTTAACATCATCTTTAATTTCTGTTTTACTTTGACCAACAACTACTTCATTATTTTTAGGTCAACCTTTAATAATTATTTTATCTTTAGTACAAATTAAATTTAAAATAAAACCACTATCTGATTGATGATAATTTAATCAAATATCAGCACCTTGTTCAATTTCATTTATTTTACTTACTCTTGAAGTAAAGTTAAATGGATTAATTCATAAATCAATATTACCATCACTAGTTTCTGATAAACCAAAAATAGTTTTACCCATTAAACTTGCTGTTAATTCATTTTTATCTAATTTCTCTTTTATTTTATAAGTTTCATATCATCAATTTAATTTTTCTAAAATGTCTTTACGATGAGACTTAAATAATATATCTTTACCATTTACTAAACGCATTTGATGGCGAGCAATAATATTTGCTAAATTAATTGTTCAATCATAATTATAATATTTTAAAACACTATTAATATCATTTAAGTTTGGTAAAGAAGGGTATGTACTATTATTCATTATTATTTTGCTCCTTTAATTTTAAAATAAGTCCATAATTAATTATATTTACAGTTAATAAACTAGGTTCATTTGATAAAACTTTTACACATACTTTAACTTTTTTATATTTTTTAATATATTCGTTATATAAATTTAATTTACATATTGCAATATTATCTTTTTTTAATTCTTGACAAAGTCTTTTTTTAACTTGTCCACAAACAGACATATATGGTCTTTTTGCATTTATTACACGCTCATCATGTATTACATAAATATCTTTTTTCATTAAGTTATTCACTCCCTTTGTTGCCATAATTTATAATCTGGTGAATTATTATGTTTAACCATTGGTATTAATTCAAAGTGTAAAGCATAAAAATAACTATCAAATGTATCATCATATAAGTCTAGCATTCTTTCTTCCCTTGAATCTTCTTTATCTTCTCATTGAATTAATTCATATTGATTTTTACTTACAGGACATTTTTCTCATAATCATTTTAATTGATTAGTATTTATTAACATTGTAAATGCTTCAATACGATGCTTTACTTTAAATTTTTGTTTTTGTGCTGGTTTAAATGTCATATATTGACCAAAACTATAATTATATTTTTCTCGATTTAAACTTTATAATATTGCATAAGCACTATCATCAACATTAATTGATATACCTTGTTGTATTAAATTAAAATATTGATTTAATTGATTATTATAAAACTCTAAAATATCTTTTACTTGTTCTAATGGTCCTTTAAATTGTTGTGTAGCATTTGAATGAGTATATTCTGCGACTTTATATGCTTTTTTATCAAATAAATTATATAGTCAAAAAATAGCTGCTGTTGTATGTCCTTTTGGACTAGTAGAGTTTGCTAAGTCAACTCCACCCAATAATTTTGTTGGTTGAATAATATCTGTTGCTTGCATAATATAAATATATCTTGCAAAAATTGAACCACTAGTATTACCTGGTAAACCTCAACTTCATACTCTTGCTCTTTCAATATCTAATTGTTCTAATCTTAATTGTTCATTAACTTTATCTTGTGGTAATTCATAATTAAGTCTTCAACTAGAATAATGAATAATAATCTTCATATTTCATTTTTCGATGTATTTAATTTGTTCATATTTACTACGCATTATTTCTTCATTAAAAGGTAATAATTCATTACAATAACCAACAATATATCTTTTTAAACTTTCAAGATTACAAGTATTAATTGTTATTTTATTTTGATAACCACGAATAGCAAATTCTAAATCACTTAAATCTTTTTGTTGAAATTGGTCACATTCTTCTCTTCAATCAATAACTAATTTATATTTATTCAAATCAGCAAAAGCTTTTAATTTTTCTTTTCGACTTGGTGAATGTAAACCTTTACAATATATTTTGCTACCATTTGATAAAGTAAAAGTAAAATTTGATAAATTAATAGTATAAGGAATATGATTTTCATCTAACATATTTCATATATTTTGAAATACACTATCTTTTAAATCTTTACTCCAATACATGCTAGCAATGATACAAATTCGTTGTTTAATTAATAAACTAATTTTTAATAATTCACCAAACATTTTAATATTTGAAATAGTCTTACCACTATATCGTGTTCCAATTTGATTAATTTCATTAACTAATTCATATTTTTTAGCAAAGGGATATTTATTACCAATACTACTATTTTGTAATAACCAATAAGGAGTTTCTAACAAATAAGTAAAATGATTAAGCATCATTATCACTCTCTTTTTTAATATCTCTAATATCAGTTTGTAAATTAACTATTATTGGCTGTTGATTATTTAAGTTTAATTCTTGTTCTAATTGTTTTTCTTGTAGTGAATATTTATAATTAAATGCTCGTTGTCAATATGTTTTTACTCCATCAGGTGTTTTAACCATTGCTTTAATTAATTCACTTTCAATTTTATCAACTTGTCGTTCAAGCAAAGGAACTATCTTTTCGCTCCGATAAATTTCTTGTCTTCAATGACGAGAAAGATTGAATTCATTGGTTAAATCATTTAAAGTATATGGTTTATCAGATGATTTATTTTCTCAAAATTGCTCTATTTTACGATAAAAAGTTGCTAAACTTGCTGTTTTTGGATTAAATTCTTTCATTTTTTACTCCTTTTTGCATATTAAAATTGCTATTATTTAATCATAATGTTTAAATAAAAGAGTAATAACAAACTTATCAAGAACTAAAAACGTAGCAAAATGTATTAAAGAACTTAATATTATTTTTATTATATTTATTTTAAAATTAAAAAAAGACTTTTTCAAGTCTTTTTTGTAAAACAAGTTTTTAGAGATACAAATTTGAAACTTTTTATACTTTAATTTTATAACTTTAAAAATAATTGTCAATAGTTTTTTAAAAAATAGTGTATAAATAACTTTAAAAGATTGGAGATACAATATATGAAAGATTATACACATGTAAAATTTGATGAACGAAGATTTTTTAAAGATTTATTATCTTCTAATGCTTGTAAAAAGAAAAATGGAACAATTAATTTATCTGAAATATCAAGGCAAACGGGAAGAGATATTAATACTGTTAAAAGAGAAATTAATAGATTTAAAAAAATAGAAGATTATACAGCAGTTGTAGCACATAAAGATTATTATAAAAAACGAAAAAAATGTATTAAAAAACTACCTGAATTTACAGAAGAACAGATTAATTTTATTCAAATTAGATTTAATAAATATCATGATTCTCCAAGAGAATTAATTTATCGTTATTTTTTAAAATTTGGTGTTAAATTTCCTGCCTGTGTTAAAACATTGTATAAATGAATTCGTTTAGGTTTTTATGGTTTTTTAAAACAGAATTTGCGACATCGTGGTAAAAAATATAAAACAAAAGGAAAAGTTGATAATCGTGGTAAATTAACTAATTTTAAATCAATTTGAGATATTGAAAATAAACTTTCTAATTTTGGATGATTTGAAATGGATACGGTGGTTGGTAAAAATCATCAATCTTTTCTTTTAGTTTTAGTAGAACAATCAAGTAGAAAATATTTTGCAATAAAATTAGAAAATCATACTGCTAATGAGGTTTTTAAAAAGTTTAAAGAATTAGTTAAAGTAAATAATTTAATGGGTAAAATAAAAGGCGTAATAACTGATAGAGGAAGAGAATTTTATAAATGAAGAAAAATAGAAATGTTTGTTGAAACACAAGTATATTTTTGTGAAGCTGGTAAACCTCGTCAAAAACCTTTAATTGAATATATGAATAGTGAATTGAGACATTGATTTCATAGGAGAACTGATTTTAATAAAGTTAGTCAGAAACGATTAAATTGAGTAATTAATGATGTAATTAATGAAAAATTACGGCCCTGTTTAAATTGAATAAGTGCAAAAGAAATGTTTTTACAAAATATTAAATAAATTTATTAAAATTCTTAATAAATCCTTTTTAGTGTGCTTAAATATGATTAAATTAAGTTATATTTATAAAATATTTTAATTTTTTAAAAAATAGTTGCATTTATTTTAAATGATGTTATCATCAAATTAACAAGAGATATAAATTTGGAACTTGAATATACACGATACATTTTTTAAAATTAATATTTATAAAACTAAACATTTTTTATAAAAGTTAGTATTTTTTCTGGTTCTATAAATAATTTAATTGAATTATTATTTTCTGAATATCCTTCTACTCTAAAGGACATATTCAAATAAAAGTTACCATTTTTTTCTATAAAATTTAAATTATAAATAATTTCTACCTCATAATTTATATTTGGATTATATTTATAAAATTTTAAATTAAAGTTATCTTTTTCTTTATCTGAAAGACTAATAAAATGATAATATCCGTTAGGTTTTTGAAAAATAACTTTATATGTATCTTGATTTAAATCTTGGTCTAAAACAGAGAAAAACATATTAAAATTTTTAAAATAAAAACCAGTAAAATTTTCTTTTAATTCATCTAAAGAATTAATACCTAATTCTTCTGTAAAATTAATTTTACAGTCAAATAATAATTCATCTTCAAGAATAGAATGTTTAATACAAAAATCCTTTGTATTAAAATCTATAGTAGCATTTTTATTAATGATGCTACTACTTGAAAAAGAAGGATATGGACTCATTGCCATTAATGACACTCCTCCACTTGCTGTTATAGCCGTTGCTCCGATTAAACTTAATAATTTTTTTATATTCATAAATATATTATTCCTTTCTTTTTTTATTTTTATGTATTTAATATACATAATTTAACTATATTTAATTATTTTTCTTTTGTCAAATTTCTTTAAAAAATCTTTGGGACTGTTGTGTTACTTAATTAATCAAGTAAAAGGGACTTCGCCCCTAGGTCGCTTCGCTACCTGTACCCCGCAAACAACACACGGAGGAGGGACTTTATGTCCTCCCCGTGTGTTGTTTGCCTATCTGTTTGTCTCTGTCTGTGTCTGTATTTATTTGCTTGTATTTGTATCTGATTTTAATTTTATTTTTTATAATAATAATTATAAAAATAAATATAACTGCTTACTTTTAAGGTCTAATTTGCCCCTTAAAACGCTTTATATAAACAAAAAAGACATAGATTATTAATCATCTAATCTATGTCTTAATATTGATATTTTTTTGATGTTTATTATCGTGAAAATTATAACACTTTATAGGACTAGTACAAAGCATAATTTAGTTTTTATGATTTTATTATATATCATATTTTCCTTTTTCCAACTATTCATTAAATTAATTTACATTTATTTAATCAATAATTAAAAAATCCCAATCAACAAGATTCACACACATTTATTTATCGTACATTTTGCTTTATTAAATATCATTTGACAAGTCAATATTTAACAGTGATAGAGAAGCAACATTTTTATATTATTCTAACCATTATTATTTTTTTTAATTTTTATGTTAAATTATATATTTTAATTGTTTACTAATTGACACATTACACTAGATAAAGATTGTAAATTATAAGTATCTTGTAAATGCAGCAATTTATTATATTGAATAGGAGTTATTTTTATTGTTTTAGAAACTAATTTTTTATAAAATGACTTATCAATTTCTAAGACATCGTTAATTTCTCAATTATCAATTAAATATCTTACTGTTTCAGAAAAAGACCAAATTTTAATCTTATCTCTTATTTGAATTATTTTAGAATAATGTTTTAAAGACATTGGTAAGTAAAACGATATAATATTTTTGTCTTTAAAGTTTTCATCAATTTTAAAAATTTATTTATATTCAGAAATATTAATCTTTTTTCTAATGTCGTTCATATTATTTATTCACCACATTTCTATTTTTGAATAATATAATAATCAGACTTATAAATAGTGTTTATTTTTTTACAATACAAATAAT from Spiroplasma kunkelii CR2-3x includes:
- a CDS encoding IS30 family transposase, which codes for MKDYTHVKFDERRFFKDLLSSNACKKKNGTINLSEISRQTGRDINTVKREINRFKKIEDYTAVVAHKDYYKKRKKCIKKLPEFTEEQINFIQIRFNKYHDSPRELIYRYFLKFGVKFPACVKTLYKWIRLGFYGFLKQNLRHRGKKYKTKGKVDNRGKLTNFKSIWDIENKLSNFGWFEMDTVVGKNHQSFLLVLVEQSSRKYFAIKLENHTANEVFKKFKELVKVNNLMGKIKGVITDRGREFYKWRKIEMFVETQVYFCEAGKPRQKPLIEYMNSELRHWFHRRTDFNKVSQKRLNWVINDVINEKLRPCLNWISAKEMFLQNIK
- a CDS encoding SDR family NAD(P)-dependent oxidoreductase: MSVPENCYALFEEIKQYHIVLFINNAGFGKKGLFITIPLADELKMINLNIKAVHILTKLFTQYFIEQKKGQIINISFLICFSIYFKFICCY
- a CDS encoding PBSX family phage terminase large subunit, whose amino-acid sequence is MMLNHFTYLLETPYWLLQNSSIGNKYPFAKKYELVNEINQIGTRYSGKTISNIKMFGELLKISLLIKQRICIIASMYWSKDLKDSVFQNIWNMLDENHIPYTINLSNFTFTLSNGSKIYCKGLHSPSRKEKLKAFADLNKYKLVIDWREECDQFQQKDLSDLEFAIRGYQNKITINTCNLESLKRYIVGYCNELLPFNEEIMRSKYEQIKYIEKWNMKIIIHYSSWRLNYELPQDKVNEQLRLEQLDIERARVWSWGLPGNTSGSIFARYIYIMQATDIIQPTKLLGGVDLANSTSPKGHTTAAIFWLYNLFDKKAYKVAEYTHSNATQQFKGPLEQVKDILEFYNNQLNQYFNLIQQGISINVDDSAYAIL